Genomic window (Pyrus communis chromosome 13, drPyrComm1.1, whole genome shotgun sequence):
acacatatccgaCCATTTGTATAGTCACATGTGATGTACCACCCCGTGTatcggtcacactgaaaaatctctcgttaaGTGGGGGTGATGCTCACCACTCTATTATTACAGctggatgagtttaaattttgaaatctaTGTAGGTGATAGACACAAGTAATAAGTAAGATGATGAACTTTATCGCAATTttagaatgatgaaaaaaaataaacccgtattatatgaacatatatatgcAATTTCTGACTTTTCTGACTCAAGAAAAAATGTTGAGTGTCAATATGATTAGTACGAATAGACTTATAGCCCTAGAGGCATAACTTTTGACAAATATATAATGGTGACAAGTTCAACATGCGCCCACAACAAGGCAATACGTAATTGAAATATAAATTTAGATAGTGAGAGAAGTTAGCTAGGGGTTATTAGATTATAAACCTCCTTAAAGATACATTAACATAATTTGTGGGAGAAAGTTTGATTGCTTATATACTAGTATTAACTGCCAAAAGATATTAGGTCTCTCCAAGGTTAGGTACTTTAAACTAAAAGGTCATGCTTGATCTTTTAATTTAGTAACACTCAATTTCATCTTGTTGATTGGAATCCTGAGTTCAAATTTTATAATGACAATCACGTCGATGCTTGTTATAATTTGCCTCAACTCCAATGCTCGGTTTTAATCACATCCATATCACTTCATACTCTTTTTACCAACACATAAAGATTAAAGAActatttgataactattttgttttttgtttttttttttttaaaccaaaaactCATTTGGTAACTACTTTCACTTTCcaaagaattaaaaattaaaaactaaatgtaattaCCAAACGAGTTTTtagttttcgttaaaataaatataaacaaaaattgaaaacaaaataattatcaacgcccactcacacttttcaGTCGAATGTACAATGATTTGATTGAATGTCATACAAAATAGGCATGCACAAGAACTATTTGTCTTTGATCCAGAAAGAGTAACATGTGTTTTGGGCTTGAGGCCCAAAAAATTACATCGAAAGGCCAACGTCAGCCCACATTGGACTAGTCTTGATGCCTAGGTCTTAGGCGCAGGCGCAGCCCCATTTCATAGAAAACTCACCCAAAACGCAGCGTTTTGGTAGCTAAGGAACGCTTAGGTTTTCATTCCTCCCAGCAATCATAAACCCTCCTCTCACGGTGagcttctctctcctccccccCTCTCTCTAAAAATGCGGTCTTTACAGCCTCTGCAACTCCGGCGGCTCCTGCTCCGCTACCTCTCCACCTCCTCTTCATCGCCGTCGTCTTCCCAAACACTCCAAACCCACATTCCATTCCTCCCCCAAACCCCCACCCATTTCCGCCATTCCCGACCCGCCATAGTCACCGGAACAAGCTCCCACTTTCTATCTCTACCccatttctttctctctaaacccttctcttccTCCGCCCCACCGACCCAAGATCCAGATCAGTCCGAATTAGCTCAGTCTCTCTCCTCCGAGCTCCTACAGGATTCTAGCTCCGACCCCCTCTCCGTAACCCAACGCCTCCAATTGAGCTTCTCCCACATCACCCCGACAGCTCCCCTGGTCCTTAACGTACTCAATCAGTCCCCCGAGGCCGGCCGTACGGTTTTAGGGTTTAACCAGTGGCTGATCTCGAACCCTAATTTTGAGCACACGGACGAGACCCTCTCGTATTTTGTGGACTACTTTGGGAGGAGGAAGGATTTCAAGGCGACCCACGATGTGATTGTGAGTGCAGGTGGAGTTGCTGGGTCGAAAACCTTTGCTTCCGCCATTGATAGGCTGGTGAGAGCTGGGAGGCCTGCTCAGGCTGTTTCTTTCTTTGAGAAGATGGAGAAGGATTACGGGTTGAAACGCGACAAAGATTCGCTGAAATTGGTTATCGAAAAGCTTTGTGAAAACGGTTTTGCGAGCAATGCTGAGAAAATGGTTAAGGGTTTGGCCAATGAGTTTTTCCCTGATGAGTATATGTGTGATCTGCTGATCAAGGGTTGGTGTGTTGATGGGAAGCTCGAGGAGGCGAGGAGATTGGCTGGAGAGATGTATAGAGGAGGGTTTGAGATTGGTACTACTGCTTACAATGCGATTCTTGATTGCGTTTCCAAGCTTTGTAGGAAGAAGGATCCCTTTCGCCTTCATTCGGAGGTGGAGgaaatcttggtggatatggaCACTCATGGGGTTCCGAGAAATGTGGAGACATTCAATGTGTTGATTAGTAATTTGTGTACGATTAGGAAGACAGAGGATGCTCTGAACCTGTTTGAGAGAATGGGTGAGTGGGGGTGTTACCCGAATGAAACTACATTTCTTGTGTTGATCAGGAGCTTGTATCAGGCGGCGAGGATTGGGGAAGGGGATGAAATGATTGATAGGATGAAGTCTGCCGGGTTTGGCGAGGCTCTTAATAAGAAGGAATATTATGGATTCTTAAAGATTTTGTGTGGCATTGAGAGAATCGATCACACATTACGTGTTTTCAAGAAGATGAAGGAGGATAAATGTGAGCCCGGAATCAAGACTTATGAGCTGTTGATGGGAAAACTGTATGCTCACAACCGCATCGATAGAGCCACTGCCCTGTTCAATGAGGCTCAAAAGATTGGGGTGCCTTTGACACAGAAGGCGTATCCGGTGGACCCGtatttcttgaagaagaagaaggagctAAAGGCTTTGAAGAAGGGtgtgaagaaggagaagaagcgGGAAACTTTCCCTGAGAAGAtggcaaggaagaagagacgGTTGAAGCAAATTCGATTGAGTTTCGTAAAGAAGCCGAAGAAAATGCAGCGTCGAGCCTACTGATGAGATGCCATTAGAAGTCGGAGTCGTCAAATTATCGACGGGGAATGACGGTTTTGatcaaagtttctgtttttggAAGTTTGATCGTTTGTTTTCGTTGATGTCGAATGTAGTTGCCTTACTTTTGAATTGTTGTTTTGATCTTATAGTTGGTTAAATTAGAAATAAACCGGACTTTGATTCATTTAATTCTTCAGTCTATGCGACATTTGTCTTTCTATTGTGTGCTATAAAATAACCTCGCTGTTCTACTTAATTTACATTGTCATTTGCATGCGTGATGTTCTGGTTTATACGAAATGTTTTGGGTCCGACAAGTGGACCATGTTATCTGATCGACCATACAAATCGGATTCCCCTATGTCCGTCCAATCTCTATCTAATACAGGATTCACTGGCTGGGCAGATGACATGGTTCACCCGCATACGGACCAAAGAATTTCAACCGGTTTAGCCATTTTCTCCGGCATAGGAAATTGCAAGCCGGTTTAGCCATTTTCTCCGGCATAGGAAATTGCAAGTGTCGCATTCCAACAGGGTTGCTGAAGCTGCTCAAAATGTCCATTTGTTTACTTGTTGACCTCTTGTTTCACAACCGATGTCGGATCTGAAACTAGCTTGTAATCAACTAATCAACTTCCGAATATATTCATCGTATCCGACTTAAATACGAAAATCATACGTATTCAAAGAGTTTGCGAATTAGAAAAGACAgaataaaaaaagtcaaaacgAAAATATTTTACTGACCAAACTGAACCAGTAAAGTTGGGGGTCCTCTGTTGTAGGTTACATTCCATTAACTCATCTAGTTTTAAGGGAGAGGAGTAAAATCCTAACTCAGATCATCAATCTACACTCTTCACATCAATAAAGTCGCCAGCCGGATTTCTACAGGCTTGACAGACTTTCCTTCCAGAACCGGATTGATCTGTCAGTCCCACAGGTAACGAATGCAGCCTCCGTTGGCGAGTGCGCAAGCCAACGGAAAGCACCAATATGATTGGAAGGCCACTTTGCTACTTTGTCTGCTGTCACAGCATCCCAGATAACAATCTGCAACCATACCATATTTATCAATTGAAACATTTCTTTTTCGGTCTCCTATCAATTGAAACTAACCAGCACATTTATCTAAATACAGTAAGAGCAAACAAACCTCATTGGTTGGTTCGTCGATGGACAGTACAAATTCTTCAGTATCATAAAAAACAGTCTGCAGATAAGTTTATAAAAGCACCTATGATATTGATACATGAGTAGTTTTATCACCAACTTTAATATTTCCTGATTTGGGTTCCTCAGACTGGGCAGCGGAGTGGAGAAGAATTCTGGTCTAGAATTTTACGTAGTTGACAAGAGGACTTATGTAGCCGTTTTCTTTGGCATAAGAAATTGCATTCTCAAATCCTTTTTAGaattcttaaaagaaaaaaccacCAAAAGAAAGCCTTTCTGGAATACCTGACACCACAGTTGAGTATGTGTAGCTCCGATATATTGATTAACCAGTTTCCCAGTGCCAACTTCCCAAAGATTCACGGTAGAATCCTTTCCAGAAGATAGAACGAACCTAGAAGACCAGCAGTTGAGTCATATCCCAAAGAAAACAGGAAGGTTGTGAAGTCGAAGATTTAGAAAGAATTGAGGGGAGAATCAAAGTTACAGTGATGTTTTAACACATCTCAAGCCAGACACTTGACGGGGATATAAGCAAAATATTCCTTAGCCATGTTATCCAACATTTGTGAAACAACTTAGATGCAGAAACATCATTTCACATAACAAAGTCAACCCTCCATACATGTACTTTCACAATTTTCCATACTTTCATACATATCATGTTTCAGGGCTTAGACCTATCCTATGAGCCATATTCCATACCTTTGATCCTTAGTGAAGCTTGCACTGGTTGCCTCTGGTATGGAGCATGCACACTTGGCAGTTACACCATCCCATAAACAAATAACACGTCTTTAGAAGCTGTAACATACTTGCCAACTGTAGCTGAATACCTGACCTGATGCACAAATATGTGGATTTGAATGCCCTCATCGAATTGTATTTATCTATGAACAATGTATAGCAGAACTTGAAGCATGAATAAGGAGATGGAGTCAACCATATACGTGATTTATTGCTCCATTAACATCGATTTCTGGGGCATTTGCAGATAGGTAACACTGTAAGGTATTGACATCATACAAGTGTGGAATTGTATGATCTGTCCCTGTGGTTTTATTGATAGATATAAACATCATTAGAAGCCAATTCACTGTATTGACATCTAAATGTAAACTAATACTTTTGGACATTACATAAGACTAAGATCATTATAAATTCTCTGTCATAACATTACAACATCTTGTATGAGAAAATGAAAAAGTATGATATATAACTAAAATATTTGATGAAGCTGGTATGGGTAAATTGTAGCAAGAATAAATTTACAATAGAACTTCGACTACGAACCAAGACAAATGTACACATTCTGGAAAACACCAACTCATAGACTGCATAAAACATCAAATTGGCTCAAGCAACTTCACTCCaccaagaaaatagaaaataacaGGAAAGAGCATAATATTACCAGCTAAAAGAAAATCTCCAGAAGGATGAAAACATACTGAACGCACCTTGTGTGTATCCTATGTCATTAAAAGGACAATTAAAGGAGTGTCGTTGTATACTCTGCTTCAATCTAGATGAGATGACAAGCAAAACCTGGATACTCTGAATGCCCTCTTTGCGGCCATCTTGTAAAAATCAAAGAACCTGAAAGTAGTAACAAAATTGACATAAGGGTTCAAAGCGAACTCCTGTTTCGTTAATGGTCAAGGGCTTTGGAGAAGAGGAAACAGCAACATgactaaaaagtaaaaagggaagaagaagagggggaAGAAGATATGTTACGTTGCTGGCCTTACAAGTTAAAAGAACTTATCAATATATTATCTTGGAAAGTAAGGAATCCATACTTTATGGTCTGATCTTTTGACCCAGATATAAGAACAGTGTTCTGAGGATGGAAATCCAAGTCATTTACAGGCTGCAATTAAATCGGAGTAACATTAGACATAAGGGAATATACCGCCGAAGACATTGTCTAATTGACTTTAAATGAAACATGAATAGAATCCAAGTAAATCCACACGTTATATGTAACTCTGATACTACAAAGTTTAAATTATCAGTTTACTTTAATCATTCTCTGTGTAATGTGCCTAGACAGGATAGTCTACATTGGATGATCACAGAAAATGGGTGCAATTAAACAATAGTTGTGGTTGAAAGAATAAATTTTTCATAAGCAAAACAATATTTATTGATCAAAATTAGGAACAAGGGTTGACTTACTTATAAGTGGTCATCGAATGTGCATATGACAGGTCGCACAGGACCATCTCTAGCCTCAACAAGCATCATTTGCTTAATTTTTGAAACCTAAAACATTTTAACACTGCCTGAGAATCAGATTGGGGCCATGTTGAAGAAAGAACCAATTCTATTGATGCGTCGGAACTTCCAGTAGCAACAAACTTCCCATCGGGACTAAACCTTGCACATCTGGCAATATTCTAAGTTTATCCCATCAGAACAAGTCCCAGTGGAAAGTGAATTTTATCATGCTAACTTAGTGAATCAATGAAAATAAGTACCCATGTTATGCAATTATTTTTTCCCTAGTTATGTATAACTTGTGCTCTGAAAGATGTCGTGTCTCATGCTTTGGAAAACTCTTTGATGAGCCTTTTGTTTCCAGCACAGCACTGTTTGCGCAAAAGATACGCAAAATCTGATTATCAGGGTTCATTATACAAAATTCTGTAAATAATATTCCTAGGAGTTTTTCATGATCGATTTGCTTTTTTCCCTGAGCAGCTAAACAATAAGTACCAGAGCCGAACGTTTGGAAGTTTGTTTGTAACCTGTTGCAAATCAAAAAGGCATCAAGCAGTAATCAAATGACAGAGAAACCTATTCCGAAAAACATAATTACCCAAAATCGACAGCAGCAGTGCGAGTAGCTGGGATTGCACCATATCTAGAAGCTACTGATGTACCCTAATCATATGCAATTAACCTCTCTCAGTATCTCATCTTTCTCCACTGCAAGGCCCTGTAATCACCTTAGAAGTTAGAACCAAAACTTTCTTTCCGAGTTTAAGCAATGCAACATAACACTGAAAATAGAGGGAAAAAAAGCCTTGTAATGCAAAAACAAACCttggaaaccagttcaagaagCCTATTACGTGGGGCTTCGGCATTCAATGATGTCATTGTCGCCGAAGCAACGGCACTTGCAGGCTGCGAATGAGAAAGATCACCAAAAATTCACAATCAAACTTAACATTTGAATTAAACTCTTCTCCACCATGGCTTGTAAAAAAGGATAGGTCACCGCAGTACATTGGTACAAGGCAGATTAAGCATCAAATGTAGTGATGTATTTGGTAACACGGAATCAAATCAATCTCCAATCAACGTATTCGAATCCCAAACTTAAAACCAGAACATCCAAAGTCTCATTACATCTTAATCCTCATCTACCATTTTCTCCCCGAAACCCAAGAAAAACTGGTACTTCAGCAGAACCAAATGCTCATGAAGTTCCCAACTAAGTCAAGTttacaaatttgaaattgagAGTAGCATATTTTCCTACATTTTCCCGGAAACCAATCAATCTGCGAGCCAAAAAAAACTTCACTTCCAGATTGAGATTGTAGCATGTTCTTCATACCCAACTGGGCTTAACTACTCATTTcttcccaaaaaccaaaaaatattgAATCTTTACGTTGAAAATTCAAGTTCTTTAGTTTTCCAACACTATTTCAGCAACCAAAAACACACATGAACAtctatacacacatacatacatacatgcatatatatatatatatatatcatatatgtaaTGATGAAGAAGTAGAGGTAGTTTGCTTGCCTGATAGAGATTGCTGTCACGGAGATGAGCAATGATGAGGGAACAGAGCTGCCTATGGAGCTTGGCATCCTGCGGTGTTTCTTCCAAGCTGTTCTTCTCCATTTTTCTCTCCCCTAAAACCGCTCCGTCCCCAAAGTTTCTGCCTTAATTTCAATAAACGACATGTCGTACAACcccttgatatatatatatatatatatatatatatatattttttttttccctttgggtccgttatattataatatattagcACACTAAGTAAATTTAAGTTGGCTAAAGTACATATATTTCTACTCAGCACTCTCAAGTTCCAGGAACTTCGCAAATAAGCCCTTTCAAACTTAATTTGGTCAGAAACACAAAGAACttgagtgtttgtttggaacagttttaaaatgtttttttttattaaaagaaaaaattagaatcaatctttagtaaaaatgcaagtgaatcctgaaaaaaatacttgaaatgtTTCCTACAAGAAACACATAGCTAGTGCTTTTGAAACTcagaaatattttctttaaaagcacttttactcattttaaaaacacttctaaacaaGCCATAAATCACCGATTCATATTGCACATACTTTTCATGTATTTAGCATTTACAATTGATAAGTgattttgttataattttattcttgaaatgtttttcaaacatcaacattttttaaaaaaattacactaaaaCGACCAAAAGTAGTTATTGGTAAGGGTGGGTAAGTCGATAGATAAGAATAAGTTAAATCGAGAATTCTCAAACACTcgaatagagagagagagagagagagagagagagagagagagagagagagagagagaggggggaggaGGAGTAGACTAATTAACTAACCAAATAATTGTAGGCCTAATTGTAGTacattaaagaaaaaaacaaccaaacatTTGAATTACACAATAAAAGACAATCTCACACTAATTAAATAGGGGAAATGGATGGCCCCAATGTGTTGGAGTGTGCAACTAAATAATGCCAAAAGAATAGAATACCACTTTATGTTATAGTCTGGTAgttagagaaaaaaataataataatatttggaCAAATTGCAAAGACCCAACTCATAAACATCTAACCACTCGGTTGGCTCTATGTTTAGAGATGAATTTCATGCCTCAAATTCGTATTTATACAACATGTATTGAATTCGATTTCTTGCAACCGTAAACCACatgatgatgatttttttttctttttttttttaaaaaaaagtggGATAACTAGTGGCAAGCCACAATTATCCATCTCTTTCGGAGGCCGGGAAGACTTACAGCGGCATTTCAACCTCCCTCTGGCCACAAATCTGGTTTCCATACCAGCAGAGAGTTTCGAACCCGATACctccagtttttagttttaaagaaGTTTTGTAATCTGCCATTTACCACTAAACCACCAGCTCGTGGTTAATTACATGACTATGATTAGAAAATGCTAAAATGAgtctgtaaattttttttttactaaaaaaaataaaatactgtGATAAAGCCACAAACTGATATTTTTACGAGGGAGAAAAAAATCATGACATCTCTTTTCCTTTCCGAGTGCACAAGCAAATGAATTTGCTATCCACCGACACTTAAGAATGCCTTGTGGGGCCTACATCCTTTGCTGTCTTCGTTAACAGTTGTTTAATATGTTTTCCAGTGACATATATGCTATGTTTTTTTGTTCCGAAAATACCCCTCATGGTACAAAGGCATCtcttaaatttgtttttaattaaccAAACGGGAAATGGTAGTTGCTCGAGTATGACCCAAATGCCAAACTAATGATATAATATTATTTCTGTGTGAGTAAAATATCGGGTGTAACAAGTTGTATATTTTTCTCTTACGATTtttttcaagcattttttttCTGTTGATTTTCATATGTTGACGCATAGAATTCTTGCATACGATTGACGTATATTCTTCTCTTCTTGTCTCTCGTCCTATGTCAGCTTTTTTTCGCACTAACTAATAAGAGACGTTTGAATAACaagagaatttgaacttaagtacAAAGCTCTACGGTATATTTTGATTAGAGGAAAACTGCAAAGggtaaaaatggaatttaaatgCATGTTGTGACACCTAGTCACCGACGACAAATCTTCAGTAACATTAAACAGTGAAAGAGTGAGAGCTTCAAAGGCCACCAGGCATGT
Coding sequences:
- the LOC137712875 gene encoding small ribosomal subunit protein mL104 (rPPR9)-like codes for the protein MRSLQPLQLRRLLLRYLSTSSSSPSSSQTLQTHIPFLPQTPTHFRHSRPAIVTGTSSHFLSLPHFFLSKPFSSSAPPTQDPDQSELAQSLSSELLQDSSSDPLSVTQRLQLSFSHITPTAPLVLNVLNQSPEAGRTVLGFNQWLISNPNFEHTDETLSYFVDYFGRRKDFKATHDVIVSAGGVAGSKTFASAIDRLVRAGRPAQAVSFFEKMEKDYGLKRDKDSLKLVIEKLCENGFASNAEKMVKGLANEFFPDEYMCDLLIKGWCVDGKLEEARRLAGEMYRGGFEIGTTAYNAILDCVSKLCRKKDPFRLHSEVEEILVDMDTHGVPRNVETFNVLISNLCTIRKTEDALNLFERMGEWGCYPNETTFLVLIRSLYQAARIGEGDEMIDRMKSAGFGEALNKKEYYGFLKILCGIERIDHTLRVFKKMKEDKCEPGIKTYELLMGKLYAHNRIDRATALFNEAQKIGVPLTQKAYPVDPYFLKKKKELKALKKGVKKEKKRETFPEKMARKKRRLKQIRLSFVKKPKKMQRRAY